One genomic segment of Musa acuminata AAA Group cultivar baxijiao chromosome BXJ3-3, Cavendish_Baxijiao_AAA, whole genome shotgun sequence includes these proteins:
- the LOC135633698 gene encoding uncharacterized protein LOC135633698 isoform X2 produces the protein MLHQIHLFRPFPTLDGTTRRCNASRRPSAATAFSHSPRAELPSRTRRIMERISSSNEVGGAGGAYSYDALKRLDLVWSNICSESLEAEKVPEVVSRVPGSSKISELEEKAGCSFDVLVCGGTLGIFIATALVTRGLHVAIIERNLIKGREQEWNISRKELLELVEVGILTKEEIEHIIAVKFNPNRCGFEKKGDIWVEDVLNLGVSPANLVETVKRRFISLGGKVFEAKVVSSIHIYDDAAIVQLTNGEILSSHLIIDSMGNFSPIVKQIRSCRKPDGVCLVVGSCSRGFSENTSSDIIFSSSSVKKVQETPLQYFWEAFPAGTGPTDRTTYMFTYVEAKPGSPKLEHLLEDYWDLLPSYQGVPLEELEILRVIFGIFPTYRDSPLPAAFDRILQVGDASGIQSPVSFGGFGSMTRHLNRLSTGIYEAVKGNFIDAYSLSLINPYMPNLSASWLFQRAMSARVHTEVSSTFINELLYFNFQAMQKLGNTVIRPFLQDVIQFEPLVRTLVSVMINQPQILPSIFKQVGLHVILDWSVHFVMLGYYTFLSSYIDPAVRPWINYLPERKKYEWTRHLEAWKYGSGLDYKQ, from the exons ATGCTGCACCAAATCCATTTGTTCCGTCCTTTCCCCACTCTCGATGGGACGACGAGAAGATGTAACGCAAGCAGGAGGCCATCTGCTGCCACGGCCTTTTCGCATTCCCCACGAGCAGAGCTTCCTTCCAGAACTCGA AGGATCATGGAAAGGATTTCTTCAAGTAATGAAGTTGGTGGTGCTGGAGGGGCTTACTCCTATGATGCTTTGAAGAGATTAGATCTAGTATGGTCTAATATCTGTTCAGAATCACTAG AAGCAGAAAAGGTTCCTGAAGTTGTTTCCCGAGTTCCTGGTTCATCTAAGATATCAGAACTGGAGGAAAAAGCTGGATGTTCCTTTGATGTTTTAGTCTGTGGTGGTACACTAGGGATATTTATTGCTACAGCACTTGTTACCAGAGGTCTCCATGTTGCAATAATTGAGAGAAACCTGATCAAAGGG agAGAACAGGAGTGGAATATTTCAAGAAAAGAGCTCCTAGAACTTGTAGAAGTTGGCATTCTcacaaaagaagaaattgaacATATTATTGCTGTCAAATTTAATCCA AACAGATGTGGTTTCGAGAAGAAAGGTGACATTTGGGTTGAGGATGTTCTTAATCTTGGAGTTTC GCCAGCTAATCTTGTGGAGACTGTGAAGAGACGCTTTATTTCCTTAGGTGGAAAAGTTTTTGAAGCCAAAGTTGTCTCTAGCATACACATCTATGATGATGCTGCC ATTGTGCAACTGACAAATGGTGAAATTTTGTCATCTCATCTTATTATTGATTCAATGGGCAATTTTTCTCCAATAGTGAAACAG ATAAGATCTTGCAGAAAGCCAGATGGTGTATGTCTTGTAGTTGGTTCTTGCTCACGTGGTTTCAGTGAGAACACATCAAGTGATATCATTTTTAGCAGCTCATCTGTGAAGAAGGTTCAAGAGACCCCGCTGCAATACTTTTGGGAG GCTTTTCCTGCCGGCACTGGTCCTACAGACCGGACTACTTATATGTTCACTTATGTTGAAGCAAAACCTGGGTCCCCGAAATTGGAACACCTTTTAGAGGACTATTGGGATCTTTTGCCTTCTTATCAG GGTGTACCTCTTGAGGAATTGGAAATACTAAGAGTAATATTTGGGATCTTCCCTACTTATCGTGACAG CCCTCTGCCTGCAGCTTTTGATCGCATCTTACAG GTTGGTGATGCCAGTGGTATTCAATCACCAGTATCTTTTGGTGGTTTTGGGAGTATGACTAGACACCTAAACCGGTTGTCAACTG GTATATATGAAGCAGTAAAGGGAAACTTTATTGATGCATATAGTTTGAGCTTGATAAACCCTTACATG CCCAACTTAAGTGCATCATGGTTATTTCAACGAGCAATGTCAGCAAGGGTGCATACTGAGGTTTCATCAACTTTTATTAATGAACTTTTATATTTCAATTTCCAAGCTATGCAG AAGCTTGGGAATACTGTGATTAGGCCTTTCCTACAG GATGTGATACAATTTGAACCCCTTGTAAGGACCTTGGTTTCTGTGATGATAAACCAACCTCAGATCTTGCCATCAATATTTAAGCAG GTCGGATTACATGTGATACTTGACTGGTCCGTCCATTTTGTTATGCTCGGCTACTACACATTTCTTTCAAGCTACATCGATCCTGCTGTAAG GCCATGGATTAATTACCTTCCTGAAAGGAAGAAATACGAATGGACTCGACATCTAGAAGCGTGGAAATATGGATCTGGTTTAGACTACAAACAG TGA
- the LOC135633698 gene encoding uncharacterized protein LOC135633698 isoform X1 has translation MLHQIHLFRPFPTLDGTTRRCNASRRPSAATAFSHSPRAELPSRTRRIMERISSSNEVGGAGGAYSYDALKRLDLVWSNICSESLEAEKVPEVVSRVPGSSKISELEEKAGCSFDVLVCGGTLGIFIATALVTRGLHVAIIERNLIKGREQEWNISRKELLELVEVGILTKEEIEHIIAVKFNPNRCGFEKKGDIWVEDVLNLGVSPANLVETVKRRFISLGGKVFEAKVVSSIHIYDDAAIVQLTNGEILSSHLIIDSMGNFSPIVKQIRSCRKPDGVCLVVGSCSRGFSENTSSDIIFSSSSVKKVQETPLQYFWEAFPAGTGPTDRTTYMFTYVEAKPGSPKLEHLLEDYWDLLPSYQGVPLEELEILRVIFGIFPTYRDSPLPAAFDRILQVGDASGIQSPVSFGGFGSMTRHLNRLSTGIYEAVKGNFIDAYSLSLINPYMPNLSASWLFQRAMSARVHTEVSSTFINELLYFNFQAMQKLGNTVIRPFLQDVIQFEPLVRTLVSVMINQPQILPSIFKQVGLHVILDWSVHFVMLGYYTFLSSYIDPAVRPWINYLPERKKYEWTRHLEAWKYGSGLDYKQVE, from the exons ATGCTGCACCAAATCCATTTGTTCCGTCCTTTCCCCACTCTCGATGGGACGACGAGAAGATGTAACGCAAGCAGGAGGCCATCTGCTGCCACGGCCTTTTCGCATTCCCCACGAGCAGAGCTTCCTTCCAGAACTCGA AGGATCATGGAAAGGATTTCTTCAAGTAATGAAGTTGGTGGTGCTGGAGGGGCTTACTCCTATGATGCTTTGAAGAGATTAGATCTAGTATGGTCTAATATCTGTTCAGAATCACTAG AAGCAGAAAAGGTTCCTGAAGTTGTTTCCCGAGTTCCTGGTTCATCTAAGATATCAGAACTGGAGGAAAAAGCTGGATGTTCCTTTGATGTTTTAGTCTGTGGTGGTACACTAGGGATATTTATTGCTACAGCACTTGTTACCAGAGGTCTCCATGTTGCAATAATTGAGAGAAACCTGATCAAAGGG agAGAACAGGAGTGGAATATTTCAAGAAAAGAGCTCCTAGAACTTGTAGAAGTTGGCATTCTcacaaaagaagaaattgaacATATTATTGCTGTCAAATTTAATCCA AACAGATGTGGTTTCGAGAAGAAAGGTGACATTTGGGTTGAGGATGTTCTTAATCTTGGAGTTTC GCCAGCTAATCTTGTGGAGACTGTGAAGAGACGCTTTATTTCCTTAGGTGGAAAAGTTTTTGAAGCCAAAGTTGTCTCTAGCATACACATCTATGATGATGCTGCC ATTGTGCAACTGACAAATGGTGAAATTTTGTCATCTCATCTTATTATTGATTCAATGGGCAATTTTTCTCCAATAGTGAAACAG ATAAGATCTTGCAGAAAGCCAGATGGTGTATGTCTTGTAGTTGGTTCTTGCTCACGTGGTTTCAGTGAGAACACATCAAGTGATATCATTTTTAGCAGCTCATCTGTGAAGAAGGTTCAAGAGACCCCGCTGCAATACTTTTGGGAG GCTTTTCCTGCCGGCACTGGTCCTACAGACCGGACTACTTATATGTTCACTTATGTTGAAGCAAAACCTGGGTCCCCGAAATTGGAACACCTTTTAGAGGACTATTGGGATCTTTTGCCTTCTTATCAG GGTGTACCTCTTGAGGAATTGGAAATACTAAGAGTAATATTTGGGATCTTCCCTACTTATCGTGACAG CCCTCTGCCTGCAGCTTTTGATCGCATCTTACAG GTTGGTGATGCCAGTGGTATTCAATCACCAGTATCTTTTGGTGGTTTTGGGAGTATGACTAGACACCTAAACCGGTTGTCAACTG GTATATATGAAGCAGTAAAGGGAAACTTTATTGATGCATATAGTTTGAGCTTGATAAACCCTTACATG CCCAACTTAAGTGCATCATGGTTATTTCAACGAGCAATGTCAGCAAGGGTGCATACTGAGGTTTCATCAACTTTTATTAATGAACTTTTATATTTCAATTTCCAAGCTATGCAG AAGCTTGGGAATACTGTGATTAGGCCTTTCCTACAG GATGTGATACAATTTGAACCCCTTGTAAGGACCTTGGTTTCTGTGATGATAAACCAACCTCAGATCTTGCCATCAATATTTAAGCAG GTCGGATTACATGTGATACTTGACTGGTCCGTCCATTTTGTTATGCTCGGCTACTACACATTTCTTTCAAGCTACATCGATCCTGCTGTAAG GCCATGGATTAATTACCTTCCTGAAAGGAAGAAATACGAATGGACTCGACATCTAGAAGCGTGGAAATATGGATCTGGTTTAGACTACAAACAGGTGGAGTAA
- the LOC135633697 gene encoding coniferyl alcohol acyltransferase-like, producing the protein MFSNLRMRVASRSLVKASHPSVATNHVLPVSNLDLFPNDFQVALCSIYPRHTTGDFASVADALRTCLPAFLDHYHPFTGRIVTNPETGLPEVHCNNEGAELVVASSDVPLAHVDFHDTDGSLNQIVLPFAHDVPLSVQAVEFACGGFSISWGTNHLLVDGYSICMLATHLCELVRTGKLSVSPNHDRSLFLPRVPRTYSPALARSFVPCTSDNLFNVLNCEVNVRRVYYIEAGDIDRLRESSSKAGRRATRMEAVSAYIWKLFAGIVEDAGDTCCRMAWLVEGRSRLKEIRDMQNYIGNTATFATKEASTEELGSGSLSQIARVVSASIREVAKKEHFQEMVDWMEEHKREGRWVERVSVGLGSPAVVLTSFHNFGVDLDFGLGRPVLVMPVVPKGRLWSAFLQVVGSPKGDGSWNVSALMWPKLAKALELDGLFKPITSRYLGLVTPAAPRPVSKL; encoded by the coding sequence ATGTTCTCCAATCTCCGAATGAGAGTCGCCAGCAGAAGCCTCGTCAAAGCTTCCCATCCTTCCGTCGCAACTAATCATGTCCTCCCAGTTTCCAATCTCGATCTTTTTCCCAACGACTTCCAAGTCGCATTATGTTCCATCTATCCAAGACATACGACGGGGGACTTCGCTTCCGTTGCTGACGCTCTCCGCACATGCCTCCCTGCGTTCCTCGATCACTACCACCCGTTCACTGGCCGGATCGTGACGAATCCGGAGACGGGCTTGCCTGAGGTCCACTGCAATAACGAAGGAGCGGAGCTTGTCGTGGCATCTTCCGACGTCCCATTGGCTCACGTCGACTTCCACGACACCGACGGCTCGCTGAACCAAATAGTGCTCCCCTTTGCTCACGATGTCCCTCTGTCCGTGCAGGCTGTGGAATTTGCCTGCGGTGGCTTCTCCATCTCGTGGGGCACCAACCACCTCCTCGTCGATGGCTACAGCATTTGCATGCTCGCCACGCATTTGTGTGAGCTCGTCCGGACCGGCAAGCTCTCTGTTTCCCCCAACCATGACCGCTCCTTGTTCCTTCCCCGTGTGCCACGTACCTACAGCCCTGCGTTGGCCCGCTCGTTCGTGCCATGCACCTCGGACAACCTGTTCAACGTGCTCAACTGCGAGGTCAACGTCAGGCGCGTGTACTACATCGAAGCGGGCGACATCGATCGCCTGCGCGAGTCATCAAGCAAGGCGGGCCGCAGGGCGACCCGCATGGAAGCGGTGTCCGCGTACATATGGAAACTATTCGCCGGAATTGTGGAAGACGCGGGCGACACCTGCTGCCGCATGGCGTGGCTCGTCGAGGGGCGAAGCAGGCTCAAGGAGATAAGGGACATGCAAAACTACATCGGGAACACAGCGACTTTCGCCACGAAGGAGGCGAGCACCGAGGAGTTGGGGAGCGGCAGTCTTTCGCAAATCGCTCGGGTGGTGTCGGCGTCGATACGTGAGGTGGCGAAGAAGGAGCATTTCCAAGAAATGGTGGATTGGATGGAAGAGCACAAGAGGGAAGGGAGATGGGTGGAAAGGGTAAGTGTCGGGCTTGGGAGCCCTGCGGTGGTGTTGACTTCGTTCCACAACTTTGGGGTGGACTTGGACTTCGGGTTGGGGCGACCGGTGCTGGTGATGCCCGTCGTACCGAAGGGAAGGCTCTGGAGCGCTTTTCTTCAAGTTGTAGGGAGTCCCAAGGGCGACGGCTCATGGAACGTGAGCGCGCTCATGTGGCCGAAGCTGGCTAAAGCGCTCGAGTTGGATGGTCTTTTCAAGCCCATCACTTCTCGGTATCTTGGTTTGGTCACACCCGCGGCTCCTCGTCCTGTCAGCAAACTCTAA
- the LOC135634336 gene encoding chromatin remodeling protein EBS-like encodes MAKTKPGRKDLDSYTIKGTNKVVRVGDCVLMRPAESEKPPYVARVEKIEADHRNNVRVRVRWYYRPEESIGGRRLFHGAKELFLSDHYDVQSAHTIEGKCVVHSFKNYTKLENVGAEDYFCRFEYKAATGAFTPDRVAVYCKCEMPYNPDDLMVQCEGCKDWFHPSCMGMTIEQAKKLDHFLCSDCDSENDASRSINGFPASSVSEPKAEPKRRKR; translated from the exons ATGGCCAAGACGAAGCCTGGCAGGAAGGACCTCGATTCCTACACCATCAAGGGCACCAACAAGGTGGTCAGAG TGGGTGACTGCGTGCTGATGCGGCCGGCGGAGTCGGAAAAGCCGCCGTATGTGGCGCGGGTGGAGAAGATTGAGGCAGACCACCGCAATAACGTGCGGGTGCGGgtgcggtggtactaccgccccgaGGAGTCCATTGGCGGCCGTCGGCTGTTTCACGGTGCCAAGGAGCTTTTCCTGTCCGACCACTACGACGTGCAGAGCGCACACACTATCGAGGGCAAGTGCGTGGTGCACTCCTTCAAGAATTACACAAAGCTGGAGAATGTTGGTGCTGAGGACTACTTCTGCCGCTTCGAGTACAAGGCAGCCACAGGGGCTTTCACACCGGACCGTGTCGCGGT GTACTGTAAGTGCGAGATGCCTTACAACCCCGACGATCTCATGGTCCAGTGCGAGGGATGCAAGGACTG GTTCCATCCATCTTGCATGGGCATGACAATTGAACAAGCAAAAAAATTAGATCACTTTCTATGCTCAGATTGTGACTCCGAAAATGATGCTAGTAGATCTATAAATGGGTTCCCAGCTTCATCAGTTTCTGAGCCCAAG GCTGAacccaagaggaggaagaggtaa
- the LOC135633698 gene encoding uncharacterized protein LOC135633698 isoform X3: MLHQIHLFRPFPTLDGTTRRCNASRRPSAATAFSHSPRAELPSRTRRIMERISSSNEVGGAGGAYSYDALKRLDLVWSNICSESLEAEKVPEVVSRVPGSSKISELEEKAGCSFDVLVCGGTLGIFIATALVTRGLHVAIIERNLIKGREQEWNISRKELLELVEVGILTKEEIEHIIAVKFNPSSFFAQPAEQMWFREERPANLVETVKRRFISLGGKVFEAKVVSSIHIYDDAAIVQLTNGEILSSHLIIDSMGNFSPIVKQIRSCRKPDGVCLVVGSCSRGFSENTSSDIIFSSSSVKKVQETPLQYFWEAFPAGTGPTDRTTYMFTYVEAKPGSPKLEHLLEDYWDLLPSYQGVPLEELEILRVIFGIFPTYRDSPLPAAFDRILQVGDASGIQSPVSFGGFGSMTRHLNRLSTGIYEAVKGNFIDAYSLSLINPYMPNLSASWLFQRAMSARVHTEVSSTFINELLYFNFQAMQKLGNTVIRPFLQDVIQFEPLVRTLVSVMINQPQILPSIFKQVGLHVILDWSVHFVMLGYYTFLSSYIDPAVRPWINYLPERKKYEWTRHLEAWKYGSGLDYKQ, translated from the exons ATGCTGCACCAAATCCATTTGTTCCGTCCTTTCCCCACTCTCGATGGGACGACGAGAAGATGTAACGCAAGCAGGAGGCCATCTGCTGCCACGGCCTTTTCGCATTCCCCACGAGCAGAGCTTCCTTCCAGAACTCGA AGGATCATGGAAAGGATTTCTTCAAGTAATGAAGTTGGTGGTGCTGGAGGGGCTTACTCCTATGATGCTTTGAAGAGATTAGATCTAGTATGGTCTAATATCTGTTCAGAATCACTAG AAGCAGAAAAGGTTCCTGAAGTTGTTTCCCGAGTTCCTGGTTCATCTAAGATATCAGAACTGGAGGAAAAAGCTGGATGTTCCTTTGATGTTTTAGTCTGTGGTGGTACACTAGGGATATTTATTGCTACAGCACTTGTTACCAGAGGTCTCCATGTTGCAATAATTGAGAGAAACCTGATCAAAGGG agAGAACAGGAGTGGAATATTTCAAGAAAAGAGCTCCTAGAACTTGTAGAAGTTGGCATTCTcacaaaagaagaaattgaacATATTATTGCTGTCAAATTTAATCCA TCATCTTTTTTTGCTCAACCTGCAGAACAGATGTGGTTTCGAGAAGAAAG GCCAGCTAATCTTGTGGAGACTGTGAAGAGACGCTTTATTTCCTTAGGTGGAAAAGTTTTTGAAGCCAAAGTTGTCTCTAGCATACACATCTATGATGATGCTGCC ATTGTGCAACTGACAAATGGTGAAATTTTGTCATCTCATCTTATTATTGATTCAATGGGCAATTTTTCTCCAATAGTGAAACAG ATAAGATCTTGCAGAAAGCCAGATGGTGTATGTCTTGTAGTTGGTTCTTGCTCACGTGGTTTCAGTGAGAACACATCAAGTGATATCATTTTTAGCAGCTCATCTGTGAAGAAGGTTCAAGAGACCCCGCTGCAATACTTTTGGGAG GCTTTTCCTGCCGGCACTGGTCCTACAGACCGGACTACTTATATGTTCACTTATGTTGAAGCAAAACCTGGGTCCCCGAAATTGGAACACCTTTTAGAGGACTATTGGGATCTTTTGCCTTCTTATCAG GGTGTACCTCTTGAGGAATTGGAAATACTAAGAGTAATATTTGGGATCTTCCCTACTTATCGTGACAG CCCTCTGCCTGCAGCTTTTGATCGCATCTTACAG GTTGGTGATGCCAGTGGTATTCAATCACCAGTATCTTTTGGTGGTTTTGGGAGTATGACTAGACACCTAAACCGGTTGTCAACTG GTATATATGAAGCAGTAAAGGGAAACTTTATTGATGCATATAGTTTGAGCTTGATAAACCCTTACATG CCCAACTTAAGTGCATCATGGTTATTTCAACGAGCAATGTCAGCAAGGGTGCATACTGAGGTTTCATCAACTTTTATTAATGAACTTTTATATTTCAATTTCCAAGCTATGCAG AAGCTTGGGAATACTGTGATTAGGCCTTTCCTACAG GATGTGATACAATTTGAACCCCTTGTAAGGACCTTGGTTTCTGTGATGATAAACCAACCTCAGATCTTGCCATCAATATTTAAGCAG GTCGGATTACATGTGATACTTGACTGGTCCGTCCATTTTGTTATGCTCGGCTACTACACATTTCTTTCAAGCTACATCGATCCTGCTGTAAG GCCATGGATTAATTACCTTCCTGAAAGGAAGAAATACGAATGGACTCGACATCTAGAAGCGTGGAAATATGGATCTGGTTTAGACTACAAACAG TGA